In bacterium, the genomic window ATACGCGGATTCAGGCGGGGCGAGTGTCGCTCGCGAGTGGACAATCGCTTATCGAGCTAATCCGGAATCTCACCCGGGCGAAGGCGGTGGGGAAGAGCGTCACGATTGTTGAGGGCAGCACGGCTACCGAGATCGCCGGGAAATTGCGAGAGGTGCTTTCCGTAGACTCGGCGGCGTTCATGGCGGCAGTGAACGACGGTCAGTTCGTCCACGATCTTGGTTTGGAGGGAACGTCTCTCGAGGGATATTTGTTTCCGGATACCTATTACATTGCCGTGGATACCGAACCGCGACGAATCGCCTCGCGGATGGTAGCCAATTTCCGGAATCGTATGCCCGGCGATCTGCCCGAACGCCTCGCCCGTTCGTCGCTCTCGCTGCATGGCATGATTACTCTGGCGAGCATTATCGAGTGGGAAACGATGCTGCAGGGAGAGGCGCGCATTATCTCTTCGGTCTATCACAATCGCTTGCGACGGGGAATGCTTCTGCAGGCGGATCCGACGGTGGCGTATGCGCTCGGTCGCCGCCCCTCGCGTTTGTACTACAGCGATCTTCGGGTGGACAGTCCGTACAACACCTATCGCTATGAAGGATTGCCGCCGGGGCCGATCAATAATCCGGGACTGGCGTCCATCAATGCCGCGTTGAATCCGCAGACGACCGGCTATCTGTACTTCGTAGCCAACGGTGACGGAACCCACACCTTTACCTCGACTCTCGATGAGCATTTGACGGCCAAGCGGCGATTGGACGCGCTGAGACGACAGATCGCCAATTCCGAGATGGACTCCACGAACGGAACCGATTGAAACGTGCGTAATAAGGACGGGCAACTCAAGAATTTTCTTGGCCAACTGAATCCGGAGCAATTGGCGGCGGTGACCGCGCCCGACGGACCGGTCCTGGTCTTGGCGGGTGCGGGTTCGGGGAAAACGCGAGTGCTGACCGGTCGGGCGTTCTATCTCATCGCCGCGAAAAGCGTCAGTCCCGGTTCGATCGTGGTGGTGACGTTCACGAACAAGGCGGCCGAAGAACTACGCTCGCGGCTCCGTTCATACGTGGGCAGTGATGAACTGCCGTGGGCGGGAACGTTCCATGCGTTCTGCGCGCGTCTGCTCCGGCAACACGGAACGGCGCTCGGGATATCACGCGAATTCAGCATCTACGATACGTCCGACACCGAGCAGCTCTTGTCGGGCATTCTCGCCGACCGTCGAATCGGCCGCGACGCGCTGAGTCCTTCGCTGTTGCGGTCATGGATCTCGCTGGTGAAGAACGGCGGCCGGTTGACGGGCCGTCATCCGCATCATACGTCCGTGCCGGACCTGCTGAAGGAGTACGATGAGCGGCTGCGGGCCGCGCGGGCGGTGGACTTCGACGATTTGCTCGGCCTGCCTCTCGCACTGTTCGAGAAGGATTCGTCGGTTCTTGAGCTGCTTCAACGCAAGTTCGATTATGTTTTGATTGACGAATTCCAGGACACCAATCGCCACCAGTACGAACTGGCTATGCAGCTCGCGAGGCCCCAGAACAATCTGTTCGTGGTGGGGGACGATGACCAGTCCATCTACGGTTGGCGGGGTGCGAATTATCGCAACGTGTTCGACTTCCAGCGCGATCTGAAAGAGGCGAAGGTCTATTCTCTCGAACGAAACTACCGCTCCACACAACCGATTCTGGACGTCGCCAACGACGTGATCGCCGCCCGGAAACATAGTGAGAGTAAGAGGCTGTGGACGGCCGTCGAAGGCGGCGAGCGAGTGACCATCCGTCAATGCGCGCACGCCGCCGAAGAAGCCTACGAAGTTGTCGGCGAAATCGAACAGCTTGTCCGGCGTCACGGATATTCCTATCGCGATTTGGCGATCCTGTTCCGCACCAACGCGCTCTCCCGCAGCTTCGAGGAGACGCTGGTCACTCGCGCGATTCCCTATTCGCTCGTGGGGGGAACGCGATTCTACGACCGGAAAGAGATCAAGGATTTTCTGGCCTATCTTCGCGTGTTGGTGAATCCCGAAGACGATCAGGCGTGCCGCCGCGTGCTGCGAACTCCCCCGCGCGGCATCGGAGCCGTGACGGTCGGCCATCTTGAAGAAGCGGCTCGACTTCGTGGATGCGGAATGGCATCTGTGCTCCTTGATCCTCTACAAGCCGACGAGCTTCCCATGGCTGCCCGGCGACGGCTGGAGCCGATCACGAAGGTGTTATGCACACTCCGAGAGAGTACCGTTGGACTCGACTTGGTGTCCACCGTCGAGACCGTGTTGCAATGCAGCGGGCTTGTCGAGTATTTTACCGAGCAGGAAGAAGAGCAATCCGAAGAACGGGTGGCCAATCTCGAACAGCTCGTTGCGGCGGCGCGTGATCGAAGCGACGCCGATCCCGGATGCACGCTCGTGGATTTCCTGAACGACGTGGCGCTGGTGGCGGATATTGACGACTACGACGAAACGCCGGATCGAGTCGTCCTGATGACGATGCACGCCGCCAAGGGGCTGGAGTTTCCCGTCGTGCTTGTCGTTGCGCTCGAGGATGGAATCGTACCTCACCAGCGAAGTCAGGGATCGGACGATGAGATCGAGGAAGAGCGGCGACTGCTCTATGTGGCGATAACGCGCGCACAAGAACGTTTGGTTTTGAGCTATGCGCAGAATCGCTACGTGAACGGTGTGGTCGGATTCCAGGACCCTTCGCCCTTTCTTCGCGACATTTCGCCCGATCATCTTCGCGGCTGGAGTCTGCCCGGCGGTCGAAGTTTGAATACAAATGACTCCGGACCGGATTCACATGGGCAATCCGAGAGCGCTCCGCGGTGGGGACAGACGTCCGCGCCATCGGCACTTTCTTCTCCGATACCGTTTCGAATTGGTGATGTGGTGGAGCATCCGGAGTTCGGCATCGGCGTGGTCACGGCTAAGGCGGGTGGAATCAGCGACCTCAAAGTCCGGGTAGCCTTCGAGGGAATGGGATCGAAACTGCTGGCGGTGAAGTTCGCTCCGCTACGGAAGGTTACCTGAGATGGATCGGCTCGAAGAGGTCATTTGTACTGCACTGGCTGAGGATCTCATCGGCAACTGCGACCTGACGTCCGACCATTTTGTGCCGGCCGACACGGTCGGAAACGGCTGGATCGAAGCCCGCGAAGAGGCTGTAGTGTCGGGGCTGGAGGCAACGGTCGCCGTCTTTCGAGCGGTGGACGCCGACCTTTCGCTTCGGATACTTGTCTCTGACGGTGCGCTGGTTCACGCTGCCGATCGAGTGCTCGAAATCCACGGATCCGCCGGATCCATTCTTCGCGCCGAGCGCACGGCCTTGAATTTGCTCTGTCATCTCGCGGGTGTTGCAACGGCGACCCGTGCCTTTGTGAAGGCGACTGCAGAATACGGCACGCGAATTCTCTGTACGCGTAAAACGACGCCGGGACTGCGAATCCTCGAAGTGGCGGCGGTGCACCTCGGCGGCGGAGATGCGTATCGGACGAATCTCAGCGACTCCGTTCTGCTCAAGGACAATCACATCGGCATGTTGGGCGGGATGAGCGGCGTTCGCGCGCGCCTAGAACAAATCAAGTCGGAAGATCCGAATCTCGCCGCGCGGCTTGTGAGCGAGGGAAAAATCGAAACCGCCACGATGGACGATATCGCGGCCGCCGTCGAGCTGGGCTGGCGGCAGATTCTCCTCGACAATTTCCCGGTAAGTGAAGTGCAAACGGCGGTGCGGCGCTGGGGCGACCGCGTTTTCCTGGAGGTATCGGGCGGCGTCTCGTTGGCCAACGTTCGGGAATACGCGGCCACCGGAGTGCACGCCATTTCCATAGGAGCGATCACTCATTCCAGTCGGGCGATGGATTTTTCGCTCGAAGTCGAATGGAGGATTGATTCATGAAGGCCAAGCTACTGGTTGTAGACGATGAGAAGAATCTTCGCGAGTTGTACCGGATCGAACTCGAAGAAGAAGGTTATGACGTGGATACGGCGTCCAACGCCACTGAGGTGATGGAGAAGGTGGAAGCCGCGCAGTATGACCTCATCATCCTCGATATCCGCATGCCGGGCATGTCCGGCATTGACCTGCTGCAGAAGATCATGGCGCGCGACAAACGTCAGCCGGTAATCTTCAACACGGCCTATCCGTCGTATCGGGACAACTTTATGACGTGGCCGGCCGAAGCCTATGTCGTGAAGAGCGCCGACACTACGGAACTGAAACAAACGATCAAGAAGGTCCTGGCCAAACACTCATGAAGCCGATCTTCGAGCAGGCGCTTACTCTGGTCATGGCGGGCGGACGCGGCGAACGTCTGTATCCGCTCACCCGCGATCTGGCCAAACCCGTGGTTCCCTTCGGCGGCAGCTACCGGATCATTGATTTCACGCTGTCCAACTGTTTCAATAGCGGAATCCGCCAGATCTACTTGCTGACTCAATATAGCAACCTCACCATGACCCGCCATCTGCGGCTCGCTTGGGATTCGCTCTTTCGGGGTGAGCTCGATGAGTTCATCGAGGCCCTCCCGCCGCAGCATCGCACTGCGGAAGACTGGTATCGCGGCACCGCCGATTCGATCTACCAGAATATCGAGCTGCTGGAAGCGCACAAGCCCGAGTACGTGCTGGTGTTGTCGGGCGATCACGTGTACAAGATGGACTACTCGCTGCTCCTTGAGTACCACATCGAGAAGCACGCGGAACTAACCATTGCGGCCGTTGAAATTGAACGGGCCGAGGCGCAGCAGATGGGGGTGTTGGGAGTGGACGCCGATTGCCGGGTGCGGGAATTCGTCGAGAAGCCGGAGAATCCTCCGCCGATTCCGAAGAATTCCAATATGTCCCTGGTGTCCATGGGAGTCTACGTGTTCAATACCGCCAAGCTGGTGCGGGAGCTCATTCGCGACGCGAAGGATCCTCATTCGAAACGGGATTTCGGGCGCAATATCATTCCGTCGCTCATCGAACGGGACGAAATGGTGATGGCCTATCCGTTCCGCGAGGAAAGAACCCGTAAAACCGCCTACTGGCGCGACATCGGGACTCTCGATTCCTACTACACGACCAATCTCGATCTGGCCGATCCGTATCCGGAAATTGACCTGTACGAGCAGCGGTGGCCCATCCGCACCTACTTCGGTCAGTTCCCGCCCGCGCGAGTGGTGGATTCGAGTCTGGATCTCGGCCTGCACGGAACGGTGGTGGACTCGCTGATCTGTTCGGGTTGTGTGATTTCCGGCGGTCGCGTCGAGAAATCGGTTCTCTCGCCGCAGGTTCGCGTCCATACGGGAGCCGAAGTGACGGAGTCCGTTCTGATGGAACGGGTGGACATTGGACGCCGGGCGGTGGTGCGCCGGGCGTTGTTGTGTCCGGGTGTTCACGTCCCCGATGGTGCGACGATTGGCGTGAATCATGAAGATGACGCTGCGCGTTTTATTGTCACACCCAAGGGAGTGACCGTCGTACCGGGAGACTTCACATGGTAAACGTCGAACCGCTGTCCGTTCTCTTCCTCTGGCATCATCATCAGCCCTTCTATCAAGGGCCGGAGATGGAACAGCCGGCGATGCCGTGGGTTCGGCTCCACGCCGTGCGCGGCTATCTGGACATGATTACCGTGGTGGCCGATTGTGAAGCCTCCATGACGTTCAACTTCTCCCCGTCGCTGCTGGAACAGATCACGTCCTCGGAACTACTGGATCCGCGCGACGAGTTCGAGCGAGTCTCCTTCATTCCCTCCGCTGATCTGCCCGCCGAAGCTAAGCGGTTCATTCTTGCCAACTTCTTCTCCGTGAACTGGAACGTTCACGTGCGACCGCACCCTCGCTATGCGGCTCTGCTCTCCCGGCGAGGAGAGCGGCTGACCGAGGCGGCGATGCGGCAGGCGCTTGTCGAGTTCACGAATCAGGATTTCTCCGATCTGGTGGCGCTGTTCCATCTGGCGTGGACGGGATTCGTCGGGAAAAAGAGACCGGAACTCGCCGAACTGATCAAAAAGGGACAGGGATACACGGACGAAGACGTTCGCACCATTCTCGCCAGTCATCGGGAGATTCTGAGTCGAATTATCCCGCTCTACCGCGAACTCTATGAGCAGGATCTCATCGAAGTCTCCGTTTCCCCCTATTCCCACGCGATTCTTCCGCTCCTGTGCGATACTCAAGTGGCGATGGCCGATATCCCGCGGCAACGTCTTCCCAATCCCGCCTACCGTCATCCCGAAGATGCCGAACGTCAATTGAAAAAGGCATGGGACGTTCATACGAAAACGTGGGGACGGACGCCGAGCGGACTGTGGCCGTCGGAGGGATCGGTCAGCGATGATGCTCTCGAACGGGCCGCGGCATGTGGATTTCAATGGGCGGCCACCGATCAGGCGATTCTGGAGCGCAGCGAAAGAACCTACACCAATGGCCCGGCTCACTTCGTATCCCATGACTGGGTGCGAGGATCGCAGACGATTCGGATGTACTTCCGCGATCATGCGTTGTCGGACGCCATCGGCTTCCGCTATTCCACGATGGATCCGGCTCAGAGCGTCGAGGAATTCGTCGGCCATCTGCGACGCATCGAAGAGATCACGCGCGATACGCCGGGTCGCTGCGTGGTGATCGCTCTGGACGGCGAAAATCCGTGGGAAGCGTTTCCCGACGGTGGCGAAGGATTCCTCAGCGGAGTCTGTCGGACCATCGCCTCCGACCAGCGACTGCAACTCTCCGCCGTTTCACGGCATGCCCATCGCGTGACCCGCGAGCGGATTCTCCACGTTCACCCCGGTTCGTGGATTGACTCGAATTTCCGGATTTGGATCGGTGACCCGGAAAAGAATCGTGCCTGGATTGAACTGGACCGTGCCCGCCGCCGAGTGGAAGACCTGCCCGTTGGCGATCCTCGTCGCGAGGAGTGTGAACGTTGGCTATTGAAAGCTCAGGGTTCCGATTGGTTTTGGTGGTATGGCGAACCGTTCAGTTCCGAGTACGAATCTCATTTCGATGAGCTGTTCCGCGGTTTCCTGAAGGCGGTCTATCGTGCGGCCGATCTCTTGCCGCCGCCGAGTTTGGATGAGCCGATCGTGAGTCCGCCGCCCGAGGAGCGACGGCTGCAACCGATGTTTCCCATTTCGCCGACGATGGACGGCCGCGAAACGTCGTTCTACGAGTGGACGGGCGCGTGCCGTATTGACCCCCGACAATACGGAGCGGCCATGGGCCGCAGTGAGCACGTGTTGCGGGCGATTTACTATGCGTTCGGCCGTGATCATCTGTTTTTCCGACTCGATCCCACTTCCACGATTCGCTCGCAATCGCAGATCGTCGTGCGTCTGCATCTGCACGGCGGTAAGTCGCGGTTGATCTCGGTCCCGTTCACCGAGATTCCGGCGGTGTATGAGGAGGAGGGGCTGCGTTGGGCGCTCCAGGATATTCTGGAAATCGCGGCCGGTCAGGAATACTCCGGTGTGGTTCCCGGCGAAGAATTGCAGTTCTGGATCGAGATTCTGGAGGGGGAGTCGCTGATCGAAAAGCTGCCTCCGGCAGGAGTCTACCGCTTCATTGTGCCTTCGCCTGAACTGATGGCCGCTCATTGGATCGTTTAACCTGAAAGTTGTCAAATCATGCCTGAACTCCGACATGATCCGCTGCATCGCCGCTGGGTAATCATCGCCAGCGAGCGCGCCCGCCGGCCGTCCGAATTTGAAGTGCAGGTCACTCAACAACCGGCCGATTTCTGCCCGTTTTGTCCCTGCAATGAAGACAAAACACCCTCCGAGATCCTGGTCGTGCGGGAAGGTTTCAGCGCTCCCAACTCGCCGGGGTGGACGCTTCGAGTCGTTCCCAACAAGTACCCGGCCCTGCGGATTGAGGGGACTCTGGACCGGTCGGCCGAAGGACTGTACGACCGGATGAACGGGATCGGCGCCCACGAGATCGTGATTGAAACTCCCGATCATTACCGTCATCTGGCCGATCACCCGGCTCCTCACATGGCTCGCGTAATTCGCGCCTACCGCGAGCGACTGGCGGATCTGACCAACGACAGCCGCTTCCTCTATGTGGCGATCTTCCGCAATTATGGCGAGCAAGCCGGGGCAACGCTATCGCACCCGCATTCTCAATTGATCGCTATGCCCATCATTCCCCGCGTGTCGGAGATCGAACTGCACTCCACGTTTGAGCACTTTACGCATCGCGAACGCTGTTTGGTTTGCGATATGATTCGGCAGGAGATCGGAACGGGCTCGCGGATCGTGATCGAAAACGAGCGGTTCGTGGTATTCACTCCCTATGCCAGTCGTTCCCCCTTCGAGATTCTCATCGCTCCCATCGGCCACCAGCACG contains:
- the mltG gene encoding endolytic transglycosylase MltG, translated to MDRRARARTLRGLVVVAFALSILLALEVFSRFLLEGSSLEGPRRMVEVTIPQGAGVAQIASILHEQELIEYPVLFRYAVRIMGADTRIQAGRVSLASGQSLIELIRNLTRAKAVGKSVTIVEGSTATEIAGKLREVLSVDSAAFMAAVNDGQFVHDLGLEGTSLEGYLFPDTYYIAVDTEPRRIASRMVANFRNRMPGDLPERLARSSLSLHGMITLASIIEWETMLQGEARIISSVYHNRLRRGMLLQADPTVAYALGRRPSRLYYSDLRVDSPYNTYRYEGLPPGPINNPGLASINAALNPQTTGYLYFVANGDGTHTFTSTLDEHLTAKRRLDALRRQIANSEMDSTNGTD
- a CDS encoding UvrD-helicase domain-containing protein yields the protein MRNKDGQLKNFLGQLNPEQLAAVTAPDGPVLVLAGAGSGKTRVLTGRAFYLIAAKSVSPGSIVVVTFTNKAAEELRSRLRSYVGSDELPWAGTFHAFCARLLRQHGTALGISREFSIYDTSDTEQLLSGILADRRIGRDALSPSLLRSWISLVKNGGRLTGRHPHHTSVPDLLKEYDERLRAARAVDFDDLLGLPLALFEKDSSVLELLQRKFDYVLIDEFQDTNRHQYELAMQLARPQNNLFVVGDDDQSIYGWRGANYRNVFDFQRDLKEAKVYSLERNYRSTQPILDVANDVIAARKHSESKRLWTAVEGGERVTIRQCAHAAEEAYEVVGEIEQLVRRHGYSYRDLAILFRTNALSRSFEETLVTRAIPYSLVGGTRFYDRKEIKDFLAYLRVLVNPEDDQACRRVLRTPPRGIGAVTVGHLEEAARLRGCGMASVLLDPLQADELPMAARRRLEPITKVLCTLRESTVGLDLVSTVETVLQCSGLVEYFTEQEEEQSEERVANLEQLVAAARDRSDADPGCTLVDFLNDVALVADIDDYDETPDRVVLMTMHAAKGLEFPVVLVVALEDGIVPHQRSQGSDDEIEEERRLLYVAITRAQERLVLSYAQNRYVNGVVGFQDPSPFLRDISPDHLRGWSLPGGRSLNTNDSGPDSHGQSESAPRWGQTSAPSALSSPIPFRIGDVVEHPEFGIGVVTAKAGGISDLKVRVAFEGMGSKLLAVKFAPLRKVT
- the nadC gene encoding carboxylating nicotinate-nucleotide diphosphorylase, which encodes MDRLEEVICTALAEDLIGNCDLTSDHFVPADTVGNGWIEAREEAVVSGLEATVAVFRAVDADLSLRILVSDGALVHAADRVLEIHGSAGSILRAERTALNLLCHLAGVATATRAFVKATAEYGTRILCTRKTTPGLRILEVAAVHLGGGDAYRTNLSDSVLLKDNHIGMLGGMSGVRARLEQIKSEDPNLAARLVSEGKIETATMDDIAAAVELGWRQILLDNFPVSEVQTAVRRWGDRVFLEVSGGVSLANVREYAATGVHAISIGAITHSSRAMDFSLEVEWRIDS
- a CDS encoding response regulator; its protein translation is MKAKLLVVDDEKNLRELYRIELEEEGYDVDTASNATEVMEKVEAAQYDLIILDIRMPGMSGIDLLQKIMARDKRQPVIFNTAYPSYRDNFMTWPAEAYVVKSADTTELKQTIKKVLAKHS
- the glgC gene encoding glucose-1-phosphate adenylyltransferase translates to MKPIFEQALTLVMAGGRGERLYPLTRDLAKPVVPFGGSYRIIDFTLSNCFNSGIRQIYLLTQYSNLTMTRHLRLAWDSLFRGELDEFIEALPPQHRTAEDWYRGTADSIYQNIELLEAHKPEYVLVLSGDHVYKMDYSLLLEYHIEKHAELTIAAVEIERAEAQQMGVLGVDADCRVREFVEKPENPPPIPKNSNMSLVSMGVYVFNTAKLVRELIRDAKDPHSKRDFGRNIIPSLIERDEMVMAYPFREERTRKTAYWRDIGTLDSYYTTNLDLADPYPEIDLYEQRWPIRTYFGQFPPARVVDSSLDLGLHGTVVDSLICSGCVISGGRVEKSVLSPQVRVHTGAEVTESVLMERVDIGRRAVVRRALLCPGVHVPDGATIGVNHEDDAARFIVTPKGVTVVPGDFTW
- the galT gene encoding galactose-1-phosphate uridylyltransferase, translating into MPELRHDPLHRRWVIIASERARRPSEFEVQVTQQPADFCPFCPCNEDKTPSEILVVREGFSAPNSPGWTLRVVPNKYPALRIEGTLDRSAEGLYDRMNGIGAHEIVIETPDHYRHLADHPAPHMARVIRAYRERLADLTNDSRFLYVAIFRNYGEQAGATLSHPHSQLIAMPIIPRVSEIELHSTFEHFTHRERCLVCDMIRQEIGTGSRIVIENERFVVFTPYASRSPFEILIAPIGHQHDLAQISDQDSELLGATLVETVRRLKISLNDPPFNLIVHNSPNLKSNSIWVKKFPWIEHGYHWHISIVPRLSRTAGFEWGTGFNINPTPPEMAADYLRQVK